In Segnochrobactrum spirostomi, the DNA window TCGTCGTCATCGCGGCGGTCGCCTTCGCGCTCGAGGCCGGCATCCGGCTCCTGCAACGCCGTCTGGTGCCCTGGGCCGGCAAGGACTGATCGGCCGCTCATCGCCCGCATTTCCTGGGGATGGCACGGCCGAGCCCGCGCGGCCCGCCGGGTCCATCCCCATATTGTGTCGGCGGCTGCCGGAGACGTCCGGTGCGCCGCGTGTGCGTTGCTGGGCCGGACGCGGCCGGGATCCGAGACGATGGCGCTTGCTCATGTGAAATATCGCGAGGTCGGCGCGGTCGCGACGCTCGGCGCCGCCGGCCCGGTCGAACTCGTCACGCCGACCGGCGGCACGCTGACGGTCGCGACGGCCGTGTCCGAGCCGGGCTTCAGCCCGATCGACCTCCTACATTCCTCGCTCGCCGCCTGCCTGGTGCTCAGCGCCAAGATCGCGGCGAACCGGCTCGGCGTCGCGGATCGGATCGTGGCGTTCAAGGCGACGGTCGGGGGCGAGAAGGCGGCCGACGCCCCGTCGCGCATCGCCCGGTTCGACGTCGCGATCGAGATCGAGGGCGACATCGACGACGAGACCCGCCGCCGCATCGTCGAGGAGGCCGAGACGATCTGCACCGTCAGCAACACGCTGCACGGCCACCCTCAGATCACGGTCGCCGGCGTTTGACGTCGGCCTATCCGCCGTACTCGATGATCGAGAGACCGGCATTGTAGTCGATCGCGTAGAGGAGCCCGGCCGCGTCGACGAAGACGTCGGTCGATTGGATCACCGCCGGCCGGCCGGGCCGGCGGTCCACCATCCGCGTCGGCCCCGCCGGAACGAAGGCGCCGGTCTCGCGCGGCCGGTAGGGGTCTGAGATGTCGAAGGCGCGGATGCCGGCATTCTGATAGGTCGCGAAGATCAGCGTCGAGGACACGAAGCTGCCCGGCCGGTTCTCATGCAGATTGTGGGGGCCGAAATGGCCCTCCTTCGCGACATAATCCGCTTCGTCCGGGGTCGGCAGCGTGGAGATCGAGACCGGATTGCTCGGCTCGCGGATGTCAAAGATCCAGGTGTGCTTGCGGCCGTCCTCCTCGTGATCGAGCACCGCCTCGTCGGCGACGACGAGGAGGCCGCGATCATGCAGCGGCAGCGGCGAATGGGTGCCGCCACCATAAGGCGGCGACCAATTGCGGTGGGTGACGAGCTTCGGTGCCGACGGGTCCGCGACGTCGACGATCGTCAGCCCGCCGTCGCGCCAGCAGCCATAGGCGATGTTGTCGGCGACGAGGGCGTGGTGGAGGGCGTAGCGCCGGTTCTCCGGCCACGACGGCGTCTCGCCGGCGGCCCGGTTCATGCCCGGAATCCAGAAGCGGCCGGCTTCCACCGGCTTCGTCGGGTTGGCGAGATCGACGATGACGAGGATGTAGTCGGTGAAGCCGTCGATCAGCGCCGAGACGTAGGCGTAGCGCCCGCCGACATACCAGACCCGATGGGCGCCGATCCCTTCGATCGGGAAGAAGCCGATCTGGCGCGGCGCATCGGGAACGGCGATGTCGTAGATCGTGACGCCCGCGGTCCACGAGCGCGCGCGGGCAGCGCCGCCGCCGGCGGTGCCGATCGTGTCGCCCACTGACCGGCCATAATAAACGCGCTCGTCTGCGAAGGCCGCGTCGGCAAAGAGGTCGCGCGCATTGACGACGAGGAGCAGGTCTTCATGGGCCTGGAGATGGATCGTCCAGGTCTCTGGCGGCGCGGGCACGAAGAGCACCGGCCGCGGCCGCGTCGGGTCACGCACGTCGAGGACGCTGAAGCCGCCGGACCAGGGATGCGCGATGTAGGCGTGGCCGCGCTGCACCATGATCTGGAGCCCGTCCGCACGGCCTCCCTGATCGCTGTGGCCGATGAGGCGCATGTTGCGGGCGAAGTCGGGACGGGGAAGGTCGCTCATGCGGGTCTGCTCGGACGGGGGAACGCGGACGTTCGGCCTCAGGCGGGAAGGGCGGGCTCGGCCGGCGCGGTGTCGGTCGGCGCGAGGTGCCAG includes these proteins:
- a CDS encoding OsmC family protein, giving the protein MALAHVKYREVGAVATLGAAGPVELVTPTGGTLTVATAVSEPGFSPIDLLHSSLAACLVLSAKIAANRLGVADRIVAFKATVGGEKAADAPSRIARFDVAIEIEGDIDDETRRRIVEEAETICTVSNTLHGHPQITVAGV
- a CDS encoding LVIVD repeat-containing protein — encoded protein: MSDLPRPDFARNMRLIGHSDQGGRADGLQIMVQRGHAYIAHPWSGGFSVLDVRDPTRPRPVLFVPAPPETWTIHLQAHEDLLLVVNARDLFADAAFADERVYYGRSVGDTIGTAGGGAARARSWTAGVTIYDIAVPDAPRQIGFFPIEGIGAHRVWYVGGRYAYVSALIDGFTDYILVIVDLANPTKPVEAGRFWIPGMNRAAGETPSWPENRRYALHHALVADNIAYGCWRDGGLTIVDVADPSAPKLVTHRNWSPPYGGGTHSPLPLHDRGLLVVADEAVLDHEEDGRKHTWIFDIREPSNPVSISTLPTPDEADYVAKEGHFGPHNLHENRPGSFVSSTLIFATYQNAGIRAFDISDPYRPRETGAFVPAGPTRMVDRRPGRPAVIQSTDVFVDAAGLLYAIDYNAGLSIIEYGG